The proteins below are encoded in one region of Nitrospirota bacterium:
- a CDS encoding heme-binding protein, with product MIVASLALLPAEAPAADELPKESVLPMGMAGKAIQASLEACKKDGYKVSVSVVDRAGVLRAMVRADGAGPHTVDSSRKKAYTAASLRRSTTELAELINKVPTLQALREMNDQVLILGGGLPIEIGGEVVGGIGVGGAPGAHLDDACAQAGLDAIDAAQKIPAAK from the coding sequence ATGATCGTGGCATCGCTTGCGTTGCTGCCTGCTGAGGCGCCGGCTGCTGATGAATTACCGAAAGAGTCGGTTCTGCCGATGGGTATGGCCGGCAAGGCGATCCAGGCATCGTTAGAGGCCTGCAAAAAAGACGGGTATAAGGTGAGTGTGTCGGTCGTGGACCGGGCCGGCGTGTTGCGCGCCATGGTCAGAGCCGATGGGGCCGGGCCCCATACGGTTGATAGCAGCAGGAAGAAGGCCTACACCGCTGCCAGTCTGCGCCGTTCGACGACCGAGTTAGCGGAGCTGATCAATAAGGTGCCGACCTTGCAGGCCCTTCGCGAGATGAACGATCAGGTCTTGATCCTGGGGGGCGGCTTGCCGATCGAGATCGGCGGTGAGGTGGTCGGAGGGATCGGTGTCGGTGGAGCGCCAGGCGCGCATCTGGACGATGCCTGTGCTCAGGCGGGGCTGGATGCGATCGACGCGGCGCAGAAAATTCCGGCAGCCAAGTGA
- a CDS encoding NAD(P)-dependent oxidoreductase, translated as MGQAKATIGFVGIGRMGANMARRLRDQQETIVALYDRDQAKVTDLAVELGCEAAATPANVAELADIIFTVVSDDAAMRQIFSETGTESLLCRAKNRLFINCATLSPAVHVEIYTLVTQRGGQSLEACMASSITQARQGSLYLMCGGRPDVFETAKPLLEKLSAHLRYIGPAGEAAKVKTLVNMVMNSNTAALAEGLGLGEALGLDLTLLRDIFAQTGAASRVLETDAEDMQNRAHDCYFSAAHAAKDSGIALALAKDAGLTVPLAQATYKQYQRLIALGKGELDKSAISELTFKDRASQ; from the coding sequence ATGGGGCAGGCTAAGGCAACAATCGGCTTCGTGGGAATTGGACGGATGGGAGCCAACATGGCCCGCCGGTTAAGGGATCAACAGGAAACTATCGTCGCCTTGTACGATAGGGATCAGGCCAAGGTCACCGACCTTGCGGTCGAGCTCGGCTGTGAAGCGGCGGCAACCCCTGCCAACGTCGCAGAACTCGCCGACATCATCTTCACGGTGGTGTCCGACGATGCGGCGATGCGCCAGATCTTTTCCGAGACCGGCACGGAGAGTCTTCTCTGTCGCGCCAAGAACCGGCTCTTCATCAACTGCGCCACCCTTTCGCCGGCTGTGCATGTCGAGATCTACACGCTCGTAACACAACGGGGAGGCCAAAGCCTCGAAGCCTGCATGGCCAGCAGCATCACGCAAGCGCGCCAGGGCTCGCTCTACCTTATGTGCGGCGGTCGCCCCGATGTGTTCGAAACCGCGAAGCCGCTCTTGGAAAAATTGAGTGCGCACCTCCGCTACATCGGACCGGCAGGAGAGGCCGCGAAGGTCAAAACGCTCGTCAACATGGTGATGAACAGCAACACGGCCGCCCTGGCGGAAGGGCTCGGGCTTGGGGAAGCACTCGGCCTGGACCTGACCCTGTTGCGAGACATCTTCGCCCAAACGGGAGCCGCGTCGCGCGTGCTGGAAACTGACGCCGAGGATATGCAGAACCGCGCCCATGACTGTTACTTTTCGGCGGCCCATGCGGCCAAGGACTCGGGTATCGCTCTCGCGTTAGCGAAGGACGCAGGTCTCACAGTCCCGTTAGCTCAGGCGACCTACAAGCAATACCAGCGGCTGATCGCACTCGGCAAAGGTGAGTTGGACAAGTCTGCCATTTCTGAGCTCACCTTCAAAGACCGGGCATCCCAATAG